One candidate division WOR-3 bacterium DNA segment encodes these proteins:
- the mutM gene encoding bifunctional DNA-formamidopyrimidine glycosylase/DNA-(apurinic or apyrimidinic site) lyase has protein sequence MPELPEVETIKRELKSEIINQRILDCEILRRDIIGYPLPEKFCRNLINERVLDVIRRAKYLIIVLSNGKRLIFHLRLSGRIFILKKPKIANPKQFLNSKLETFVFNEKAKFVRLIIELEDKLLLFSEPRALGRVYLIEEDERPRVLKGFFNLSYEPLSPEYDFAYFKDKIKNRKAKIKSVLLDQCICAGVGNIYSDEALFHAGIRPTRRANTLKTDEIFKLLLAIKQVLKKGIDECGTTVSDYRRTDGKTGNFQNFLYVYDQEGKPCKKCGARIVLTKVGNRSTRYCPKCQK, from the coding sequence ATGCCAGAACTACCTGAGGTTGAAACGATAAAAAGAGAATTAAAATCAGAAATAATAAACCAGAGGATTCTTGATTGTGAAATTCTAAGAAGAGATATAATCGGCTATCCCTTACCCGAGAAATTCTGTAGGAATTTGATAAATGAAAGAGTCTTAGATGTAATAAGAAGGGCAAAATATCTCATCATTGTTTTGAGCAATGGGAAAAGATTGATATTTCATTTGCGATTGTCAGGAAGGATATTCATTCTAAAAAAACCAAAAATCGCAAATCCTAAACAGTTTTTAAACTCCAAATTAGAAACATTTGTGTTTAATGAAAAAGCAAAATTTGTGAGGTTGATAATAGAGTTAGAAGATAAATTGCTTCTCTTCAGTGAGCCGAGGGCACTGGGAAGGGTTTATTTGATAGAAGAAGACGAAAGGCCAAGGGTTTTAAAAGGATTCTTTAACCTGAGTTATGAACCATTATCACCGGAATACGACTTCGCGTATTTCAAAGATAAAATAAAAAATCGCAAGGCAAAGATAAAATCTGTATTGCTTGACCAGTGTATATGTGCGGGTGTGGGGAATATCTATTCAGATGAGGCACTGTTCCATGCTGGAATAAGACCGACAAGAAGGGCAAATACATTAAAGACCGATGAGATATTCAAACTCCTATTGGCGATAAAACAGGTATTAAAGAAAGGGATTGATGAATGCGGAACAACAGTATCTGATTACAGAAGGACGGACGGAAAAACCGGTAATTTCCAGAATTTTTTGTATGTTTATGACCAGGAAGGCAAACCCTGTAAGAAGTGTGGGGCAAGGATCGTGTTGACAAAGGTAGGTAATCGGTCAACGCGATATTGTCCAAAATGCCAGAAGTGA
- a CDS encoding AsmA family protein, with amino-acid sequence MKKLLKILGIILGIIVLLIVIGYIAIRSFLTPAYLKNLVARMASEAINYPVDVGNVALKLGFKISIGIEDLSLKNPPGFSDRKMVEIKEVRLNLRLFPLFRRQVVVNSITIDGAKFNIERNKDNYYNITIPRLQKFEGPDFRIVIDRIDIERTSLSYEDAITNTTFNIQDIKQQITIAKNLLTISGQQTMEAKSKTLPVVALKINNTLEYDTLTRNIDLKELKIVYDPIEVQVSGTIEKAELLNLNAHLLIPEIAKLRELFPQKVKIERLSGSIRAEAKILGNTKEPKINGQCELVNITIKLPELKQPIQKINGSFSFDLNSIKNIIIQGLIGNSRFDITGSINDLKKPLLDLIVKSALNLRDIENLSDQSAGMKLSGDVSLNIALKGSIEKITYFGEYAITDATIDGIGLAKPITNFRVKGTVQNDGAKITECSGHIGRSDFSLNGYVSNFQHPIIQINNSSNLIDLDELFPKTRQEKKAEQKGIPVTIQGNVKINRLTGMDMEFKNINTTIKYENGIIDLRNCSAETFDGKVQFDFYYNINSPEPYRIHSLMENINVQKILKRFLKFENLTGRLTGVNNFSGMGFQQKQVIANLSASGNVKLLNGAFNNFEFLNRLCEWLGFKERRTINFNDLVLSYKIENGRAHIEDWSMATDIGNFLVDGYVKLDGDIRLNLTLTLNKRESDLLKNYHADWLLSYDPQGRATLDILATGKLFSPQFRLDTDKIKERLKGKIKEEYDKKKKELEKKLRDLFKK; translated from the coding sequence ATGAAGAAATTATTAAAAATTTTAGGGATCATTCTCGGAATAATCGTACTTTTAATCGTGATCGGTTATATCGCAATCCGATCATTTCTCACACCCGCTTATCTCAAGAATTTAGTTGCCCGGATGGCATCTGAAGCCATCAATTATCCGGTAGATGTAGGAAATGTTGCGTTGAAATTAGGATTTAAGATTTCCATCGGTATTGAAGATCTATCTTTGAAGAATCCGCCCGGGTTCAGTGACCGAAAAATGGTGGAGATAAAAGAAGTGCGATTGAATTTGCGGCTCTTTCCCCTATTCAGGCGCCAGGTTGTTGTCAATAGCATCACCATTGACGGTGCCAAGTTCAACATTGAAAGGAATAAGGATAATTACTACAATATCACAATCCCGCGCTTACAAAAATTTGAGGGACCGGATTTTCGCATCGTCATTGACCGGATTGATATTGAACGGACAAGCCTTTCCTATGAAGATGCGATAACCAATACCACCTTCAATATCCAGGATATAAAACAGCAAATCACCATCGCCAAAAACCTCCTTACCATCAGCGGCCAACAGACTATGGAGGCAAAAAGTAAAACGCTACCGGTGGTCGCCTTGAAGATAAACAACACCTTAGAGTATGATACCCTGACCCGAAATATCGACCTGAAAGAATTAAAAATTGTCTATGATCCGATCGAAGTCCAGGTTTCGGGCACAATTGAAAAAGCAGAATTATTGAACCTGAATGCACATTTACTCATCCCCGAAATAGCGAAATTGCGGGAGCTCTTTCCACAAAAGGTAAAGATTGAACGCTTATCCGGCTCAATAAGGGCTGAGGCAAAAATCCTGGGTAATACAAAAGAACCCAAAATAAATGGTCAATGTGAACTGGTGAATATCACAATTAAATTACCCGAACTGAAACAACCAATCCAGAAAATCAACGGTAGTTTTTCCTTCGACCTCAACTCCATCAAGAATATCATCATCCAGGGGCTGATAGGAAACTCACGGTTCGATATCACTGGATCAATAAATGACCTAAAAAAGCCCCTTCTTGACCTCATTGTAAAATCAGCGCTGAATCTTAGGGATATTGAAAACCTCTCAGACCAGAGTGCGGGTATGAAATTATCTGGGGATGTCAGTTTGAATATTGCCCTGAAAGGAAGTATAGAAAAGATTACTTATTTTGGCGAGTATGCAATCACCGATGCAACCATTGATGGAATCGGACTGGCAAAGCCGATAACCAATTTCCGGGTTAAAGGGACCGTTCAGAATGACGGAGCAAAGATTACCGAATGCTCAGGGCACATCGGCCGGTCAGATTTTTCCTTGAATGGTTATGTATCGAACTTCCAGCACCCTATCATCCAGATCAATAATTCATCCAATCTTATTGATTTAGATGAATTATTCCCAAAAACCCGCCAAGAAAAAAAGGCTGAACAGAAAGGAATTCCCGTGACAATCCAGGGTAATGTGAAGATAAACCGGCTCACAGGGATGGATATGGAATTCAAAAATATCAATACCACCATTAAATATGAAAACGGGATCATTGACCTCCGGAATTGTAGTGCTGAGACATTTGATGGCAAGGTCCAGTTTGATTTTTACTACAATATCAACAGTCCAGAACCCTACCGGATTCACAGCTTGATGGAGAATATAAATGTCCAGAAAATCTTAAAGCGCTTTCTGAAATTTGAAAACCTGACCGGCAGACTCACCGGTGTGAACAATTTCAGCGGTATGGGTTTCCAGCAGAAACAGGTGATCGCCAACCTCTCGGCTTCAGGTAATGTAAAACTCCTCAACGGAGCCTTTAACAACTTTGAATTTCTCAATCGGTTATGCGAATGGCTTGGCTTCAAGGAGAGAAGGACCATTAACTTCAATGACCTTGTCTTATCTTACAAGATTGAGAATGGCCGTGCCCATATCGAAGACTGGTCTATGGCGACCGATATAGGAAATTTTCTGGTTGATGGCTATGTAAAACTTGATGGCGACATAAGACTCAACCTCACCCTTACCCTTAATAAGAGGGAATCGGACCTGCTCAAAAATTACCATGCAGACTGGTTATTATCCTATGACCCCCAAGGAAGGGCAACACTGGATATCCTTGCCACTGGCAAGTTATTCTCCCCTCAGTTCAGGCTGGATACAGATAAGATAAAAGAACGCCTCAAGGGTAAGATAAAAGAAGAATACGATAAAAAGAAGAAGGAACTGGAGAAGAAACTAAGAGATTTGTTCAAGAAATAA
- a CDS encoding valine--tRNA ligase yields the protein MEDFSTRYEPKGIEDRIYDFWLKEKLFTPDLNSNKPTYTITIPPPNVTGRLTLGHILNNTIQDVLIRYKKMCGYETLWVPGMDHAGIATQVKVEEERLLPRGIKKEELGREKFLEEVWRWKEEYADVIRMQLKKMGCALDWTREHFTLSEEYSKKVIKVFVDLYKKGLIYRGERIINWCPRCLTALSDEQVENENKAGKLYYIKYPIKNTPEFITVATTRPETMLGDTAVCVNPDDPRYQNLIGKTAILPIMDREIPIIADSYVDPEFGTGALKVTPAHDPFDFELSQKHKLAIINIMNPDGTLNENAGEYQGIERFEARKRIIEHLDRLKLLERIENYTVPMGICERCGTPIEPRLSKQWFVRMKPLAEPALRVVKEGKIRIYPRRWINLYNHWLENVKDWCISRQLWWGHRIPIYYCKKCYNPEAEKNGVIQGIIVAETKPERCPNCGSTEIYQDEDVLDTWFSSWLWPFATLGWPDDTEDFRRFYPTQTLATGWDIIYLWVARMIMAGLEFTKNIPFSNVVFHPMIRDEKGRKMSKSLGNSPEPMDLIEKYGADALRLGLMLITPREQDVLYSEKSIDVGRKFCNKLWNASRLIFTSFAHLPEDLPEVLNDFDIWILNEFNDLLTDGEQFLNNFELNAFSKRLYDFFWHTFCDWYLEIIKIPPYDKKNCAKFLLKQLLKVFHPYIPFITEELYQKFHDKKKSILLDEYPRKLDIPQTPPYVCEIIKLIEELRNIRGLFSIPSGEKLNIVVMTDDERKKRIDFNTPLFQRLAQINTLVFGNKPKVSCATIVMPKIVAYVILQGIDTRKERERLEAEIAFLTRRIDEIKNRLNNPMYVNQVKPEIKEKEERRLEESLERLSYIKQAIENL from the coding sequence ATGGAAGATTTCTCAACCCGATATGAACCGAAAGGGATTGAAGACCGGATATACGATTTCTGGTTAAAAGAAAAGCTATTCACCCCGGATTTAAATTCAAACAAACCAACTTACACAATCACCATTCCTCCACCCAATGTAACAGGAAGGCTCACCCTTGGACATATTCTCAATAATACAATACAGGATGTTCTGATTAGATATAAGAAAATGTGCGGGTATGAGACACTCTGGGTTCCGGGAATGGACCATGCGGGAATTGCAACCCAGGTAAAGGTAGAAGAAGAAAGACTCTTGCCAAGAGGGATTAAAAAGGAAGAACTGGGCCGGGAAAAATTTTTGGAAGAAGTCTGGAGATGGAAGGAAGAATATGCCGATGTAATAAGGATGCAGTTAAAGAAGATGGGCTGTGCATTAGACTGGACACGGGAACATTTCACCCTTTCTGAAGAATACTCAAAGAAAGTGATAAAGGTCTTTGTTGACCTCTATAAAAAAGGGTTGATATATCGGGGTGAAAGAATCATCAACTGGTGTCCCCGATGTCTTACTGCCCTCTCTGATGAGCAGGTGGAGAACGAAAATAAAGCCGGAAAACTTTATTATATCAAATATCCTATAAAGAATACCCCGGAATTCATCACGGTGGCGACGACCAGGCCCGAGACGATGCTGGGCGATACTGCAGTCTGTGTGAATCCTGACGACCCGAGATACCAGAATTTAATAGGTAAAACCGCAATCCTGCCGATTATGGACCGGGAAATTCCAATTATTGCGGACAGTTATGTGGACCCCGAATTTGGAACTGGCGCCTTAAAAGTAACTCCTGCCCATGACCCGTTTGATTTTGAACTTTCTCAAAAACACAAACTGGCAATTATAAATATCATGAACCCTGATGGCACTCTCAATGAGAATGCAGGCGAATACCAAGGGATTGAAAGGTTTGAAGCACGAAAAAGAATCATTGAACACCTTGATCGGCTAAAACTTTTGGAGCGGATTGAAAATTATACAGTGCCCATGGGTATCTGCGAGCGTTGTGGAACACCGATTGAACCACGGCTGTCAAAACAATGGTTTGTCCGGATGAAACCCCTGGCCGAACCTGCACTCAGGGTGGTAAAAGAAGGCAAAATCAGAATCTACCCCAGACGGTGGATAAATCTTTATAATCATTGGCTGGAGAATGTAAAGGACTGGTGCATCTCCAGGCAACTCTGGTGGGGTCATCGGATTCCGATATATTACTGTAAAAAATGTTATAACCCGGAGGCAGAGAAAAACGGCGTGATCCAAGGGATTATTGTTGCCGAAACCAAGCCCGAGAGATGCCCGAATTGTGGTTCCACAGAGATTTACCAGGATGAGGATGTGCTGGACACCTGGTTCTCATCCTGGCTCTGGCCTTTTGCGACTTTGGGTTGGCCTGATGATACTGAAGACTTCAGACGTTTTTATCCTACCCAAACCTTAGCCACAGGTTGGGATATCATCTACCTCTGGGTAGCAAGGATGATCATGGCGGGATTGGAGTTTACCAAAAATATACCCTTCAGCAATGTTGTCTTTCACCCGATGATTCGCGATGAGAAAGGTCGGAAGATGTCAAAAAGCCTGGGGAATTCACCCGAACCCATGGATTTGATTGAAAAATACGGTGCTGATGCCTTGCGCTTGGGACTTATGCTGATCACTCCCCGGGAACAGGATGTCCTATATAGTGAGAAATCAATCGATGTAGGAAGGAAATTCTGCAATAAACTATGGAATGCGAGCCGGTTGATCTTTACCTCTTTTGCCCATCTGCCCGAAGATCTGCCCGAGGTATTGAATGATTTTGATATCTGGATTTTAAACGAATTCAATGATTTATTAACCGACGGTGAACAATTTTTGAATAATTTTGAGTTGAATGCCTTCAGCAAGCGGCTCTATGACTTCTTCTGGCATACCTTCTGCGACTGGTATTTAGAGATAATAAAAATCCCGCCCTATGATAAAAAGAATTGTGCAAAATTTCTGCTCAAACAATTATTAAAAGTATTCCACCCCTATATCCCCTTTATCACCGAAGAATTATACCAGAAATTCCACGATAAGAAAAAGAGTATTCTACTCGATGAATATCCCCGTAAACTTGATATCCCACAAACCCCTCCATATGTCTGCGAAATTATAAAATTGATTGAAGAATTGCGCAATATCCGCGGGTTATTCTCAATCCCGAGTGGTGAAAAATTGAATATTGTGGTCATGACCGATGACGAAAGAAAAAAGCGCATTGATTTCAACACCCCCCTATTCCAGAGACTAGCACAGATAAATACGCTTGTCTTTGGTAATAAGCCCAAGGTCTCCTGTGCCACAATCGTTATGCCTAAAATCGTTGCCTATGTGATCCTCCAGGGTATTGATACCAGAAAAGAAAGAGAGCGTCTGGAAGCCGAGATTGCTTTCCTTACCAGAAGAATTGATGAAATAAAAAACCGGTTGAATAATCCAATGTATGTAAATCAGGTAAAACCCGAAATCAAGGAAAAAGAGGAAAGGCGCTTAGAGGAATCTCTGGAACGGCTTTCCTATATCAAACAGGCAATTGAAAATCTATGA
- the ligA gene encoding NAD-dependent DNA ligase LigA codes for MKLEEAKKEIEKLRKEINYHNYRYYVLNQPVISDYEYDQLYKRLVELEKKFPELITPDSPTQRVGGEPLKEFKTVEHKIKMLSLDNTYSEEELLEFDRRVKKGLGRTVKYEVTLKIDGVAVTLHYKDGKFVLGATRGDGIHGDDITQNIKTIKSVPLELLTDDPELKNIEVRGEVYLSKKNFEKINKEREEKGEPIFANPRNAAAGTLKLLDPKEVARRNLDLFIHTIPVQPGPHHTSHFETLKKLGTAGFKVVPHIELCNDINEVIKYMKKWQDKRDELEYEVDGLVIKVDNFADRELLGYTIKSPRWAIAYKYPARQAITKLKDIQLQVGRTGRVTPVAILEPVPLSGTTISRATLHNEDEIKRKDIRIGDYVIIEKGGEVIPKVVGVVKERRTGKERIFKFPEKCPVCGEKIYRLEGEADWRCVNSSCPAQIKAAILHFASRQAMDIEGLGEVLVNKLVDLGIVKSFDDIYKLQLKTIADLERMGEKSAQNLINAIEKSKERDFVNVLYALGIPNVGINASNLLANEFKNIDNLMNASFEQLTAIPGIGEVVAEGIINYFKSPKNRRLIENLKKAGLKFETEKVVSEGPLKNKTFVFTGELSSMTREEAQAIVRKLGGHPSSSVSKNTDYVVVGTAPGSKYEKAKKLGVKIIDEQEFLKMIKGFKK; via the coding sequence ATGAAACTTGAAGAGGCAAAAAAAGAGATTGAAAAATTGCGCAAAGAGATAAACTACCACAATTATCGTTACTATGTTCTTAACCAACCCGTCATTTCGGATTACGAATATGATCAGTTATATAAAAGATTGGTGGAACTGGAAAAGAAATTTCCGGAATTGATCACCCCGGATTCGCCTACCCAGCGCGTGGGAGGTGAACCTTTAAAGGAATTCAAGACAGTAGAACATAAAATAAAGATGCTCAGTCTTGATAATACCTATTCCGAAGAAGAACTTTTGGAATTCGATCGTCGTGTAAAAAAAGGTCTGGGGCGAACAGTTAAGTATGAGGTGACCCTTAAGATTGATGGCGTTGCAGTTACTCTTCATTACAAAGATGGTAAATTTGTCCTCGGTGCCACCCGGGGCGACGGCATCCACGGTGATGATATCACCCAGAATATAAAAACTATCAAGTCAGTGCCATTGGAATTGCTTACCGATGATCCGGAATTGAAGAATATTGAGGTGCGGGGAGAAGTCTATCTTTCCAAGAAAAATTTTGAGAAGATTAATAAAGAGCGTGAAGAAAAAGGCGAACCAATTTTTGCCAATCCGCGTAATGCTGCGGCTGGGACCTTAAAACTTCTGGATCCGAAAGAAGTCGCCAGACGAAATCTTGACCTTTTTATTCATACCATTCCGGTCCAGCCCGGACCACATCATACCTCACATTTTGAGACTTTAAAGAAACTCGGAACTGCTGGTTTTAAGGTAGTGCCCCATATTGAATTATGCAACGATATCAATGAAGTCATAAAATATATGAAAAAGTGGCAGGATAAGCGTGATGAGCTTGAATATGAAGTAGATGGATTGGTTATCAAGGTCGATAATTTTGCAGACCGGGAACTGTTAGGTTATACGATAAAAAGCCCGCGCTGGGCAATAGCTTATAAATATCCCGCTCGCCAGGCAATAACGAAGTTAAAAGATATCCAATTACAGGTGGGGAGAACCGGACGGGTGACGCCGGTGGCTATTTTAGAACCGGTGCCATTATCGGGCACGACGATTTCCCGGGCAACACTACATAACGAGGACGAAATTAAAAGAAAGGACATAAGGATTGGTGATTATGTGATAATTGAAAAAGGTGGTGAGGTAATACCTAAGGTTGTGGGTGTGGTGAAAGAGCGGCGCACCGGCAAGGAGCGAATTTTTAAGTTTCCAGAAAAATGTCCGGTTTGTGGCGAGAAAATTTATCGTCTGGAAGGCGAGGCTGACTGGCGCTGTGTCAATTCTTCCTGTCCGGCACAGATCAAAGCCGCAATCTTACATTTTGCCTCCAGACAGGCAATGGATATTGAAGGACTGGGTGAGGTTTTAGTAAATAAACTTGTGGATCTCGGAATAGTAAAGAGTTTTGATGATATTTATAAACTGCAATTGAAGACGATTGCCGATTTGGAAAGGATGGGAGAGAAATCCGCCCAGAATTTGATAAATGCGATCGAAAAGAGCAAAGAACGCGATTTTGTGAATGTTCTCTATGCCCTGGGGATACCCAATGTTGGCATAAATGCTTCAAATCTGTTGGCAAACGAATTCAAGAATATTGATAATCTGATGAATGCCAGTTTTGAACAACTCACTGCGATTCCTGGCATCGGTGAGGTTGTTGCCGAAGGGATTATAAATTATTTCAAGAGCCCCAAAAACCGGCGGCTCATTGAAAATTTAAAAAAGGCAGGATTAAAATTTGAGACAGAAAAAGTGGTATCCGAGGGTCCGTTAAAGAATAAGACCTTTGTCTTCACCGGAGAACTATCTTCAATGACCCGTGAGGAGGCGCAGGCAATAGTGCGCAAACTGGGCGGTCATCCTTCAAGTTCGGTCTCCAAAAATACCGATTATGTGGTAGTGGGCACCGCACCTGGTTCAAAGTATGAAAAGGCAAAAAAACTCGGGGTGAAGATAATTGATGAACAGGAATTTTTAAAGATGATCAAGGGTTTTAAAAAATGA
- a CDS encoding site-2 protease family protein, protein MAERILELLLSLPPLLLALTVHEYFHGFAALRMGDPTAKWQGRLTFNPLKHIDPIGFLAFLFFRFGWAKPVPVNPYNFYNLKKGIIFTSLAGPGANFLLAMVSGLLLRLLNTTHFSPAVIFPILLMLKLSLYFNLVLCAFNLIPIPPLDGSKILFNLLPYQYKSLEYEMERYGFFLLLALIFIDNLGFPVLWGWIGPFVKLFSVIFSGHILI, encoded by the coding sequence ATGGCTGAACGTATCTTAGAGTTATTATTGTCGCTTCCCCCACTTCTCCTCGCCCTCACTGTCCATGAATACTTCCACGGGTTTGCTGCCTTACGAATGGGCGATCCAACCGCAAAGTGGCAGGGACGACTGACCTTCAATCCCCTGAAACATATTGACCCGATTGGATTTCTTGCATTTTTGTTCTTCAGATTTGGCTGGGCAAAACCGGTTCCAGTAAATCCGTATAACTTTTATAATCTTAAAAAGGGAATAATCTTCACCTCCCTTGCCGGGCCAGGTGCAAACTTCCTCCTCGCCATGGTCTCGGGCTTACTCCTGCGTCTGCTTAACACCACACATTTCAGTCCTGCTGTCATTTTTCCAATATTGCTAATGTTAAAATTGAGTCTCTATTTCAATCTTGTGCTCTGTGCTTTTAATCTCATCCCAATTCCACCTCTGGATGGTTCCAAAATACTATTCAACCTCCTTCCTTATCAATATAAATCCCTGGAGTATGAAATGGAACGGTATGGTTTTTTCTTACTCCTTGCGCTGATATTCATCGATAACCTGGGCTTCCCGGTACTCTGGGGCTGGATTGGCCCATTTGTAAAATTGTTCAGCGTTATTTTTTCCGGGCATATTTTGATTTAA
- a CDS encoding late competence development ComFB family protein: MEIKPENYIEKIVREELDNLYKRDATICRCPNCYQDIMTLTLNNLPAMYVASDVGHIMTMFNLSKDQIQAQVLVELLKAVEKVRQNPRH, from the coding sequence ATGGAGATAAAGCCTGAAAATTATATTGAAAAAATCGTCCGGGAGGAACTGGATAATCTTTACAAACGCGATGCGACCATCTGCCGTTGCCCCAATTGTTACCAGGATATCATGACCCTGACATTAAATAATCTCCCCGCCATGTATGTAGCCAGTGATGTTGGTCATATCATGACGATGTTTAATCTCAGCAAGGACCAGATACAAGCGCAGGTCCTGGTAGAACTATTGAAGGCAGTAGAAAAGGTTCGACAGAATCCCCGCCATTAA
- a CDS encoding DUF3467 domain-containing protein, which produces MDEEKRPPINIELSPEHSDGVYSNFVLIAHSPSEFILDFARMLPGLQKAKVFSRIIMTPQNAYLLKEALEENLKKYEERFGKIKIFGKEEKEIGFK; this is translated from the coding sequence ATGGATGAAGAAAAAAGACCACCCATCAATATTGAATTAAGTCCCGAACACTCGGATGGAGTATACTCTAATTTTGTGCTGATTGCCCATTCACCTTCGGAGTTCATCCTTGACTTTGCACGGATGCTACCAGGGCTCCAAAAAGCAAAGGTGTTCTCAAGAATCATAATGACCCCACAGAATGCCTATTTATTGAAAGAGGCCCTTGAAGAGAATCTCAAAAAGTATGAAGAACGGTTTGGAAAAATTAAAATCTTTGGTAAAGAAGAGAAAGAAATCGGTTTTAAGTAA